Below is a genomic region from Nitrospira defluvii.
CCTGCCGAACCCGGCTCGGGATGCTCTCCTCGACGTTTCCAACCGCGGCAGGCAGGATGAACGCCTCACGCATTGATGAGATGATGGCGCTGTACGGCTCCGATGTCGTCTTCATTCTCGGCAGCGACATACGCCGTGAACCCACACAAATTCGCGACGCATGCCGAACATTTCGACGTTTGATCGAAACCGCCCACCCTTGAATCCCCCATCTAGATACACATCACGTATCATTCATAACTAATTGTTTTGTATGATCTATGCCGCCTCATTACCGCGCACAATCGAACTGTTACTGCTCCGGCCTCTCTCCCTCGGACCAAGTCTTCGCTTCTCTGTCTAAATGGGCGTCACCAGCAAGACTCACGATTTTCATCAAGTTTCATTCGGTTGTCACCGATACAGGCCATAGCCTAAAGTCCTTACGTAGGTCCCAATAATCAGTTCGTGCACGAGAAGGTCATGCCGCTCGCAAAAACGTCCAACGATCCAACGAAGGTCGATACGTCCGACAGCATGAAGCTCAGTCCCGAGTACCTTCGCGTGGGCATGTATGTCGATCTGAACTGCTCCTGGTTTCGGCACCCCTTTCCGCGACGATCCTTCAAGCTGACCTCACAAAGTCAGATCGACACGATCAAAGGCCTCGGGTTAGGCACCGTCCTGGTCTACCCACGGGAATCGGATCCCGACACGGAGGGAGAAGGAGTTCCGATCGAAGCAACGGCCGAGCATCAATCGGCACCGGAGAGCCCCGCTCAAGGGCACCAGGAGGAAGCAACAACCGAGCCGGTTTCCCCTCCTGACGAGCGAGAGAAGCCGACGCAGGGCGATTACCACCAGTCGGCGCAGATGGCGTCCGAGGCCTACCGCGAGATGCTCGGAACCAGTTCGAAGATGATGAAGGAACTCTCGAACGGATCTGCGGAGGGAATCCGTTGCGCGGAATCGATGATCGGCGGACTCAACATCCTTCTCTCCAACACGGAAGCAGCCGGCACCGTGGCCAGCGCTTTCGACCCTGAAGATGTGGAGAATGCTTCTGTCATCCGTGCCATGAATGTCGCCACCCTCTCCATGCTGGTCGCTCAGCAGTTCGATATCGACCAGGAGGCGCTGCAGATGATCGGTATGGCCGGCCTCCTCCTGGACATCGGAGAACATCGCATCCCGAGACATATCCTCCAAACCCGCGCACGCCGGTCAGAAGTTGAAAACGTGAAGTATCAGCTTCATCCCTACCTGGGCGTGGAGATGCTCCGAAAATTCCCTCACATCCCGGAAGAAGTCCTGGATGTCATCCGCAGTCACCATGAGCGGCTAGACGGCTCGGGCTACCCCGAGAAGCTGAAAGGGGACCAACTCTCGCTCCCCACCAGAATCGTGAGCGCGGTGGACCACTACGACTCGCTGGTCAACAGCCTCTACCCTGAAGAGGCCCTCTCGCCGGCCGAGGCACTCTCGACCATGTACAAGTACCAGAAGCAGATGTTTGCCGCGGATGTGTTGGTGGCAATGATCCAAACCCTGGGAGTCTATCCGCCAGGAACCGTCCTCTCCCTCTCGGACGGACGGTTCGCCCAGGTACTCAACATCAACTTCAAGTATCGGTTGAAACCGCTCGTCCTCCTTTACGACGAGGATGGCCCGACCGGAGAGCCAGTCACCGCGGATCTCCAGTCACAGCCAGAGTTGACGATCCTCCGTGGCATGACTCGCGGCGAGCTGCCGAGCAAAGTGGTCGAGTACTTTCAGCTCAAACGATGGACCGGCTACTTTATCCAGTCCTCCATTCGCGCGGCCTGAAAAGATCTCCCGAGACACTATCGATGCGACTGGCAGCCACCACATGCAGTGTGGTATGTCCCAGCCATGGCTCAGCCGCGAATTCTGCTCGTCATTCCACCCCTCACGCAACTTAATACCCCCTACCCGGCTACGGCCTACTTGACGGGCTTCCTGCGTTCTCGCGGATATCAGGCACAACAAGCTGATCTCGGCCTCGACATGATCCTGCGCCTCTTTTCACGCCCTGGACTTGGAAAGGCCTTTCACCGGATCAAGCAGAGGGATGCGGCCTGGCCCGGAGAGGTCCAGCAAATTCTGGCTCTCGAGGACGCCTACCTGGCGACCATCGAGCCGGTCGTGGCCTTCCTTCAAGGAAAAGATCCGATGTTGGCTCCTCACCTGGCCAGGCCGGGATTCCTGCCGGAGGGCCCTCGCTTTGCCGCCGATCAGCGACCCGGAGGAGCCCTGCACGCCTGCTCACCGGCCGACGCAGCCCGCCACCGGGCGACCTTGTACATCGAAGATCTGACGGACCTGCTTCACGAAACCGTCGCGCCTCATCTGTTTTTGAATCGTTACGCCGAGCAGATCATGGGGGCGACGTCTTCCTTCGACCGGATTGAAGAAGCCCTGTCGCAACCGTTGAGCTTGACCGACGAATTGCTCCTCGAGGCACTCGGGCCACACCTCGCTCGCACAGCTCCTGATCTCGTCGGCCTCACTGTCCCCTTCCCCGGCAACTTGTTCGGCGCCTTGCGTATTGCGCAAGCGATCAAGACTCAGCAACCCGCCACCAAGGTTGTGCTGGGCGGTGGCTACGTGAATACGGAGCTGCGGCGATTGCAGGACCCTCGATTGTTCCAATACGTGGATTACGTGACGCTCGACGACGGCGAGCGACCACTCCTCTGTCTCCTCGACTTCCTGTCCGGCGTACGCCCCCTCAGCAGGCTGTGCCGGACGTTCGCACTGGTGGACGGCCGGGTGTCATTTCAGGACGGCAACACGGAGCCGGACGTGCCGATGCAGGAACTCGGCACTCCAACATATACCGGACTGCCGTTGAACGACTACCTCTCCATCCTCGACAGTCTGAACCCGATGCACCGCCTGTGGTCCGAAGGACATTGGAACAAACTCACCGTTGCCCACGGCTGTTACTGGAAGCAATGCACCTTCTGCGATGTGGGATTGAATTATATTGCGCGCTACGAGACGACGCCCACCGACCAGTTGCTCCGGCAAATCGACACCTTGATCAACGAAACAGGACAGCGGGGTTTTCACTTTGTCGACGAAGCCGCGCCGCCGGCAGCGTTAAAAGCCTTGGCGCTTCGTCTGCTGGAGACGGGCCAGACTATCTCCTGGTGGGGCAACATCCGCTTCGAGGAAGCCTTCTCGCCCGATCTGGCACGGCTCCTGGCCGCATCCGGCTGCATTGCGCTGACCGCCGGACTTGAAGCGGCCTCGGACCGTCTGCTTGAACAGATGAAGAAGGGAATTACCGTCGACCAGACCGCGCGGGTAGCGGCGGCCTTTCGTCAGGCCGGTATTCTCGTCCACGCCTATCTGATGTACGGATGCCCGGGTGAGACCATTGCCGACACCGTGGATTCGTTGGAACGCGTGCGCCAACTGTTTGCGGGCAACCTGCTGCAATCCGCCTTTTGGCACAAGTTCACGGCCACCGCACACAGCCCCATCGGAATCAATCCGGCAGCCGAAGGCCTCACCATTCTCGGGCCGGTGTTTGCCGGGTTTGCCGAAAACGATCTTCGCCATGCCGACTCCCGCGCGACCTGCCCACCCTGGCTCGGAGAAGGTCTTCGCAACGCGGTCTTGAACTATATCGAGCAGGCAGGTCTCGAGCTTCCGGTACAGCGATGGTTCTCGCATCGCGTCAAACCGCCCCGCGTCGCCCGCACCTGGCTCAAGCAGGCCCTTGCTGAACCATTCTCCGTTTCGCTCACGGCCGAGCGCCGCTGTGTCTGGATCGGCGGCCAGCCCGTTGTCCTGTCGCCGGGAAAGACGCGAACCAGAATCGTCCTTCCCACCCGAACGGAAGATTTCTCACTGACACTCTCTCCGGCACAGGCCGAGTGGCTCCTCACCCTCATCCGGGCTTCAACGCCGTCGTCGTCTAGGAGAGACGGCATCTACCCGCGCCTGGCCGATGTCCGGGCGTCTTTCCCTGGTTCCGGCGCTCGGGCCTTTGAGCGATTCACGGGGACCGCCGCCTGGGAGATCACCAGGCAAGCAGGCCTACTCCTGGTGTGACACATTGATCGGCATGCGCGGCAGTCAGCTATGCCGAGAATGCACGGCCACACATCCTGAGACCCCGGTACATGAGGGGGCCAGCGGACGCTGAAAGCAAGAGAGATGAAATGGAGCAACCGGGGAGGAGTCGGCCGGCAAGCCGGCTCCTCCCGGTGGTTCAGCGAGAATGCCGCAACCTCTACTTGTTGGGCTGCGGGGTCACGCGCAAATAGGGCTTGATGGTCTTGAACCCCTTCGGGAAGAGCGTCTTGGCTTCCGCATCATTCACCGCAGGGGTGATGATGCAATCCTGCCCGTCCTTCCAGTTCACCGGGGTCGCCACCTTGTACTTGGCCGTGAGCTGAAGGGAATCCACCACCCGCAGCAATTCGTCGAAGTTTCTCCCGCAGGAGGCCGGATAGGTCAGCATCAACTTGATCTTCTTGTCGGGCCCGATCACAAACACCGATCGCACCGTCATGCTATCCAGCGAGTTCGGGTGAATCATGTCATACAGGTCGGCGACCTTCTTTTCCGGATCGGCAATGATCGGATAGGCCACGGTGCAGTTCTGGGTTTCGTTGATATCCTTCATCCAGCCGCGATGTGAATCCAACGGATCCACGCTGATGGCGAGGATCTTCACGCCGCGCTTGTCGAACTCCCCTTTGATCCTGGCCATGTACCCCAACTCGGTCGTACAGACCGGCGTGTAGTCCTTGGGATGCGAGAACAAGATCCCCCACCCGCCCCCGAGCCACTCGTGGAAATTGATCGGCCCCTCCGTCGTTTCAGCTGTAAAATTCGGGGCGTCATCGCCCAGTCGTAGTCCCATGATGTCCTCCTTCCATAACGGTTCGAACGTATTGATCTGACTGTCGAATGACCGCAAAAAAAATCGATTAAGGTTACCGTGTCTGACAAGTGTGGTGCAAGCAGAAGCTGCCCCCCGGTGA
It encodes:
- a CDS encoding peroxiredoxin gives rise to the protein MGLRLGDDAPNFTAETTEGPINFHEWLGGGWGILFSHPKDYTPVCTTELGYMARIKGEFDKRGVKILAISVDPLDSHRGWMKDINETQNCTVAYPIIADPEKKVADLYDMIHPNSLDSMTVRSVFVIGPDKKIKLMLTYPASCGRNFDELLRVVDSLQLTAKYKVATPVNWKDGQDCIITPAVNDAEAKTLFPKGFKTIKPYLRVTPQPNK
- a CDS encoding B12-binding domain-containing radical SAM protein → MAQPRILLVIPPLTQLNTPYPATAYLTGFLRSRGYQAQQADLGLDMILRLFSRPGLGKAFHRIKQRDAAWPGEVQQILALEDAYLATIEPVVAFLQGKDPMLAPHLARPGFLPEGPRFAADQRPGGALHACSPADAARHRATLYIEDLTDLLHETVAPHLFLNRYAEQIMGATSSFDRIEEALSQPLSLTDELLLEALGPHLARTAPDLVGLTVPFPGNLFGALRIAQAIKTQQPATKVVLGGGYVNTELRRLQDPRLFQYVDYVTLDDGERPLLCLLDFLSGVRPLSRLCRTFALVDGRVSFQDGNTEPDVPMQELGTPTYTGLPLNDYLSILDSLNPMHRLWSEGHWNKLTVAHGCYWKQCTFCDVGLNYIARYETTPTDQLLRQIDTLINETGQRGFHFVDEAAPPAALKALALRLLETGQTISWWGNIRFEEAFSPDLARLLAASGCIALTAGLEAASDRLLEQMKKGITVDQTARVAAAFRQAGILVHAYLMYGCPGETIADTVDSLERVRQLFAGNLLQSAFWHKFTATAHSPIGINPAAEGLTILGPVFAGFAENDLRHADSRATCPPWLGEGLRNAVLNYIEQAGLELPVQRWFSHRVKPPRVARTWLKQALAEPFSVSLTAERRCVWIGGQPVVLSPGKTRTRIVLPTRTEDFSLTLSPAQAEWLLTLIRASTPSSSRRDGIYPRLADVRASFPGSGARAFERFTGTAAWEITRQAGLLLV
- a CDS encoding HD-GYP domain-containing protein encodes the protein MPLAKTSNDPTKVDTSDSMKLSPEYLRVGMYVDLNCSWFRHPFPRRSFKLTSQSQIDTIKGLGLGTVLVYPRESDPDTEGEGVPIEATAEHQSAPESPAQGHQEEATTEPVSPPDEREKPTQGDYHQSAQMASEAYREMLGTSSKMMKELSNGSAEGIRCAESMIGGLNILLSNTEAAGTVASAFDPEDVENASVIRAMNVATLSMLVAQQFDIDQEALQMIGMAGLLLDIGEHRIPRHILQTRARRSEVENVKYQLHPYLGVEMLRKFPHIPEEVLDVIRSHHERLDGSGYPEKLKGDQLSLPTRIVSAVDHYDSLVNSLYPEEALSPAEALSTMYKYQKQMFAADVLVAMIQTLGVYPPGTVLSLSDGRFAQVLNINFKYRLKPLVLLYDEDGPTGEPVTADLQSQPELTILRGMTRGELPSKVVEYFQLKRWTGYFIQSSIRAA